The genomic window GACTCTCATGGCAAATTGTCCCATCAAACATTGGTGAGCTAATGGCAACGCCCGAAAGAGCAAAAAGGGTGATGGATGCCGTTATGAAAATGAAAAAGCTCGATATGAAAAAAATGGAAGAGGCATAATTTTTCACTTCTACACCCTTTGAGTTACAAAGAAAATTACTATCTTAGATTATATGAAAAGATTAACGATTTTAACCGCGTTAATCATCCCTATATTTCTTTGTACCTCCTGGGGGTTCTTTGCACATCAAAGGATAAACAACCTTGCTGTTTTTACTTTGCCTTCTGAGATGATTGGTTTCTATAAAAAGAATATCAAATACATTACCGAACATGCCGTCGACCCAGATAAACGCAGGTATGCTGATACACTCGAAGCACCACGGCATTACCTCGATGTGGAGAACTATGAGAAAAATATTGACAGTATTCCCGAAAAATGGGATGATGCCTTAGCTAAGTACGGCAAAAAGAAACTAAACACTGATGGTATTATCCCCTGGCAAATACAGCGTAGTTATTATGGTTTAGTTAAAGCCTTTAAAATGCGTGATTCGGTAAAAATCCTAAAATATTCTGCAGACCTGGGCCATTACATTGGCGATGCACATGTTCCTTTACACACTACTGCTAACCATAATGGCCAACTTACCAACCAGGTAGGTATACATGCCTTTTGGGAAAGCCGTTTACCAGAATTGTTTTCAACTCATTACAATTTTGTTGTTGGCAAAGCAGATTATATGGAAAACCCATTACAAGAAATCTGGAAAATACTTAAACACACGCACAGTTTGGTTGATACGGTATTAACTTTCGAAGCTGAACTGAACACATCATTTCCTTCCGACAAAAAGTATAGCTTTTCTGAAAGGAATAATACTGTACTGAAACAATACTCCATGGCCTATTCAAAAGCTTATCATACTAAAATGAATAACATGGTAGAAAAGCAAATGCGTGCTGCCATATTAAAAACCGGATCATTCTGGTATTCTGCCTGGGTTGATGCAGGTCAGCCAGTGCTTAAAAACCTGATTAAAACAGCGTTATTACCTGATGAGAAAATAGAAAGTGAAGCAGTAGAAAGAAAATATCAAAATGGTTCCCTAATTGGCAGGGAACTATAATTATGCCTTTGTATCCTCTCCTTCAATAATTGCCTCAATCTTTTTAGGTTGAAAACGGCTTCTGATGGCTGCCCAGATGGCGGGAACAAATGTTACCACAGCAATAAAAATAATAACCAGTTCGAAGTTATTTTTAATTACCGGAATTTGCCCTAATACATAACCGCCTAACAATAATGCAAATATCCAGGTTATTCCACCAATAATGTTATAATAGGTAAAACGACCGAAAGGCATTTTGGCTATTCCAGCTACAAATGGTGCAATGGTTCTGAAAATTGGCAGAAACCTACTCAACATAATGGCCTTACCACCATGTTTCTCAAAAAATTCGTGAGATTGATGATAATATTTAAGCTTCAAAATCTTATTTTTTTCTTTAAATACACCTGCGCCTAAAACACTTCCAAGTTTATAGTTAACTGTATTACCTAAAATTGCTGCTACAACAAGAATAACAAGCATGATCCAGATATTTAAACCAGTTTCATGTTCACCAGCAATTAAAGCGCCCATTGCAAATAGCAATGAATCGCCAGGCAGGAACGGTGTTACCACAAAACCAGTCTCGGCAAAAATGATCAGAAATAAAATGAGGTAAGTCCAGGTACGGTATTCGTTAACAATTTCAGCTAAATGTACGTCTATATGAAGAATAAAATCTATAAGCTGCTGTAGTAGTTCCATTTATCTAATTTTGGGCAAAAATATGAATATCAAAGGTATTAAATGCTAGTATATTGCAATAAAATTAGTTGGCAGAGATGATTCGATTTTTAAGTTCTCCCTTTTTATCGCCATCAAATAATATAAGGTAAACTCTACCATTAT from Flavobacterium sp. W4I14 includes these protein-coding regions:
- a CDS encoding hypothetical protein (product_source=Hypo-rule applied; cath_funfam=1.10.575.10; superfamily=48537; transmembrane_helix_parts=Inside_1_6,TMhelix_7_24,Outside_25_318), which gives rise to MKRLTILTALIIPIFLCTSWGFFAHQRINNLAVFTLPSEMIGFYKKNIKYITEHAVDPDKRRYADTLEAPRHYLDVENYEKNIDSIPEKWDDALAKYGKKKLNTDGIIPWQIQRSYYGLVKAFKMRDSVKILKYSADLGHYIGDAHVPLHTTANHNGQLTNQVGIHAFWESRLPELFSTHYNFVVGKADYMENPLQEIWKILKHTHSLVDTVLTFEAELNTSFPSDKKYSFSERNNTVLKQYSMAYSKAYHTKMNNMVEKQMRAAILKTGSFWYSAWVDAGQPVLKNLIKTALLPDEKIESEAVERKYQNGSLIGREL
- a CDS encoding membrane-associated protein (product_source=KO:K03975; cog=COG0586; ko=KO:K03975; pfam=PF09335; superfamily=90123; transmembrane_helix_parts=Inside_1_26,TMhelix_27_49,Outside_50_68,TMhelix_69_91,Inside_92_155,TMhelix_156_178,Outside_179_187,TMhelix_188_207,Inside_208_228) — protein: MELLQQLIDFILHIDVHLAEIVNEYRTWTYLILFLIIFAETGFVVTPFLPGDSLLFAMGALIAGEHETGLNIWIMLVILVVAAILGNTVNYKLGSVLGAGVFKEKNKILKLKYYHQSHEFFEKHGGKAIMLSRFLPIFRTIAPFVAGIAKMPFGRFTYYNIIGGITWIFALLLGGYVLGQIPVIKNNFELVIIFIAVVTFVPAIWAAIRSRFQPKKIEAIIEGEDTKA